One genomic region from Vibrio cyclitrophicus encodes:
- the thrS gene encoding threonine--tRNA ligase, with protein sequence MPIITLPDGSQRQFDNPVSTLDVALSIGPGLAKATIAGRVDGERVDACDLIENDASLEIITAKDEVDGLEIVRHSCAHLLGHAVKQLFPEAKMAIGPTIDNGFYYDIDLEHSLTQEDLEKIEKRMKELAKTKYQVVKKKVSWQEARDAFEARGETYKIEILDENVSKDDRPGLYHHEEYIDMCRGPHVPNMSFCQHFTLLNVAGAYWRGNSDNKMLQRIYGTAFHDKKALKAHLVRLEEAAKRDHRKIGKALDLFHMQQEAPGMVFWHHNGWTIFRELEVFIRQKLTEYDYQEVKGPLMMDRVLWERSGHWDKYAEAMFTTSSENREYAIKPMNCPGHVQIFNQGLKSYRDLPLRMAEFGSCHRNEPSGALHGIMRVRGFTQDDAHVFCTEDQVQQEVKACIEMVYDTYTTFGFESIVVKLSTRPEQRVGSDEMWDRAEADLKQALEAMDIAYEIQEGEGAFYGPKIEFTLHDCLDRAWQCGTVQLDFALPERLGATYVGEDNERHTPVMIHRAILGSLERFIGILIEEYAGFFPTWLAPEQAVVMGITDKQSEYVQEITKKLQKSGFRVKADLRNEKIGFKIREHTLKRVPFMLVCGDQEMEAGEIAVRTRKGKDLGKFKVDDFISYIQAEVSSRKLNLEE encoded by the coding sequence ATGCCAATTATTACTCTTCCTGACGGTAGTCAGCGTCAATTTGACAACCCTGTATCAACTCTAGATGTTGCCCTATCAATCGGTCCTGGTCTTGCGAAAGCAACCATTGCTGGTCGTGTAGACGGCGAGCGAGTTGATGCTTGTGATCTTATCGAAAACGATGCAAGCCTAGAAATCATCACTGCTAAAGATGAAGTTGATGGCCTTGAGATCGTTCGTCACTCTTGTGCTCACCTTTTAGGCCACGCGGTTAAGCAGCTTTTTCCAGAAGCGAAAATGGCGATCGGTCCTACCATCGATAACGGTTTCTACTACGATATCGACCTTGAGCACTCTCTAACGCAAGAAGATCTAGAAAAGATTGAAAAGCGTATGAAAGAGCTAGCGAAGACTAAGTATCAGGTTGTTAAGAAGAAAGTTAGCTGGCAGGAAGCGCGTGACGCATTCGAAGCTCGCGGCGAGACTTACAAGATTGAAATCTTGGACGAGAATGTTTCTAAAGACGATCGTCCAGGTCTGTACCATCACGAAGAATACATCGATATGTGTCGTGGCCCACACGTGCCTAACATGAGCTTCTGTCAGCACTTCACTTTACTTAACGTAGCGGGTGCATATTGGCGTGGTAACAGTGACAACAAGATGCTTCAACGTATCTACGGTACTGCATTCCACGACAAGAAGGCGCTTAAAGCTCACCTTGTACGCCTAGAAGAAGCGGCTAAACGTGACCACCGTAAAATCGGTAAAGCGCTTGACCTATTCCACATGCAGCAAGAAGCACCAGGCATGGTGTTCTGGCACCACAACGGTTGGACTATCTTCCGTGAGCTAGAAGTATTTATTCGTCAGAAACTGACTGAGTACGATTACCAAGAAGTTAAAGGCCCATTAATGATGGACCGTGTTCTTTGGGAACGCTCTGGCCACTGGGATAAGTACGCTGAAGCGATGTTCACTACTTCTTCAGAGAACCGTGAATACGCTATTAAGCCAATGAACTGTCCTGGTCACGTTCAAATCTTCAACCAAGGTTTGAAATCTTACCGTGATCTACCGCTACGTATGGCTGAGTTCGGCTCATGTCACCGTAACGAGCCGTCTGGCGCACTTCATGGCATTATGCGTGTTCGTGGCTTCACTCAAGATGATGCTCACGTATTCTGTACTGAAGACCAAGTTCAACAAGAAGTGAAAGCTTGTATTGAAATGGTTTACGATACTTACACAACTTTCGGCTTCGAAAGCATTGTTGTTAAGCTATCTACTCGTCCAGAGCAGCGTGTAGGTTCAGACGAAATGTGGGACCGTGCAGAGGCTGACCTTAAGCAAGCGCTAGAGGCAATGGACATTGCATACGAGATTCAAGAAGGCGAGGGTGCGTTCTACGGACCTAAGATTGAATTTACTTTGCATGATTGTTTGGACCGCGCTTGGCAATGTGGTACAGTGCAGCTCGATTTTGCATTACCAGAACGTTTAGGTGCTACTTACGTAGGTGAAGATAACGAGCGTCACACGCCAGTTATGATCCACCGCGCGATTTTAGGTTCACTAGAACGCTTCATCGGTATTCTTATTGAAGAATACGCTGGTTTCTTCCCAACGTGGTTGGCGCCAGAACAAGCAGTTGTAATGGGCATTACAGACAAACAGTCTGAATATGTACAAGAAATTACGAAAAAACTGCAAAAAAGTGGATTTAGAGTCAAAGCAGACTTGAGAAATGAGAAGATTGGCTTTAAAATCCGCGAACATACTTTGAAACGTGTACCGTTCATGCTTGTGTGTGGTGACCAAGAAATGGAAGCCGGCGAAATTGCAGTACGTACACGTAAAGGTAAGGACCTTGGTAAATTTAAAGTGGATGACTTTATTTCATACATCCAAGCCGAGGTTTCAAGCCGTAAGCTCAATCTGGAGGAATAG
- the infC gene encoding translation initiation factor IF-3 → MRLTGADGEAVGVVSIAEAMEAANEAGMDLVEISPNAEPPVCRVMDYGKFLFEKSKAAKEQKKKQKQVQIKEIKFRPGTDIGDYQVKLRNLTGFLEDGNKVKVTIRFRGREMAHQEIGVDVLNRLKVDTEEFAVVESFPTRIEGRQMIMVLAPKKK, encoded by the coding sequence GTGCGTCTAACTGGCGCAGACGGCGAAGCTGTTGGTGTAGTTTCAATCGCTGAAGCGATGGAAGCTGCAAATGAAGCTGGTATGGATCTTGTAGAGATCAGCCCTAACGCCGAGCCGCCAGTTTGTCGTGTGATGGACTACGGTAAGTTCCTCTTCGAGAAGAGCAAAGCTGCGAAAGAGCAGAAGAAAAAGCAAAAGCAGGTTCAGATCAAGGAAATTAAATTCCGACCTGGAACTGATATTGGAGACTATCAGGTAAAACTACGCAACCTGACTGGTTTCCTTGAAGACGGCAACAAAGTGAAGGTAACAATTCGCTTCCGTGGCCGCGAAATGGCTCACCAAGAAATCGGTGTTGACGTTCTTAATCGTTTGAAAGTAGATACTGAAGAATTTGCAGTTGTCGAATCTTTCCCAACGAGAATTGAAGGTCGCCAGATGATTATGGTGTTGGCCCCTAAAAAGAAGTAA
- the rpmI gene encoding 50S ribosomal protein L35, with protein sequence MPKMKTNKGAAKRFQKTAGGIKFKHAGKRHILTKRTTKNKRQLRPNSILPKCEVAQVLRMMPYA encoded by the coding sequence ATGCCTAAGATGAAAACCAACAAAGGTGCTGCTAAGCGTTTCCAGAAAACTGCTGGTGGTATTAAGTTTAAGCACGCTGGTAAACGTCACATCCTGACTAAGCGTACTACTAAGAACAAGCGTCAGCTTCGTCCGAACTCGATCCTTCCTAAATGTGAAGTTGCTCAAGTTCTACGTATGATGCCATACGCTTAA
- the rplT gene encoding 50S ribosomal protein L20 produces MPRVKRGVQARARHKKVLKQAKGYYGARSRVYRVAFQAVTKAGQYAYRDRRNKKRQFRQLWIARINAASRQNGLSYSRFINGLKKASIEIDRKILADIAVFDKAAFAVLVEKAKASL; encoded by the coding sequence ATGCCTCGCGTAAAACGTGGTGTACAAGCTCGTGCACGTCATAAGAAAGTTCTAAAACAAGCTAAAGGTTACTACGGAGCACGTTCACGTGTTTACCGCGTAGCTTTCCAAGCAGTTACCAAAGCTGGTCAATACGCTTACCGTGACCGTCGCAACAAGAAACGTCAATTCCGTCAACTTTGGATTGCACGTATCAACGCGGCATCTCGTCAAAATGGTCTATCTTACAGCCGTTTCATCAATGGCCTTAAGAAAGCATCTATCGAGATCGACCGTAAGATTCTTGCTGACATCGCAGTATTCGACAAAGCAGCATTTGCTGTTCTAGTTGAAAAAGCGAAAGCATCTCTATAA
- the yqfB gene encoding N(4)-acetylcytidine aminohydrolase, whose amino-acid sequence MSAPTTMTFFERFEADILSGKKTITIRDESERDYQPGSVVEVSTLEQGRVFCNLKIVSVEPILFDDLGEFHAQQENMTLQVLKDVIQDIYPGISQLYVVSYELVA is encoded by the coding sequence ATGAGCGCACCTACCACTATGACGTTCTTCGAACGTTTTGAAGCCGATATCCTTTCTGGCAAGAAGACAATTACTATTCGCGATGAATCTGAGCGCGACTACCAACCAGGTAGCGTTGTGGAAGTATCAACGCTAGAGCAGGGACGTGTATTCTGTAATCTTAAGATTGTTAGCGTTGAACCAATTCTGTTTGATGACTTAGGTGAGTTCCATGCTCAGCAAGAGAATATGACGCTGCAAGTACTGAAAGATGTGATTCAAGATATCTACCCAGGCATTTCTCAGCTGTACGTAGTCTCTTACGAGTTGGTAGCTTAA